One Vitis riparia cultivar Riparia Gloire de Montpellier isolate 1030 chromosome 4, EGFV_Vit.rip_1.0, whole genome shotgun sequence genomic window carries:
- the LOC117913240 gene encoding uncharacterized protein LOC117913240 has translation MTRRLEELEIKKIREVQAIAEAPMQAMPCSICQSFEHVVAECFTIPVVREMFEDQENVIGQSKPNNNVSYGNTYTANWMNHPNFSWKPRAPQYMQPDQAPPQASNLEQAIVNLSKRDNLHYSISRLTNLNTVQNKGRFPSQPHQNPTVVHEVEAEEGESSQMREVKAMITLRSGKEVDLPITTPEQETEREVEEEKKEEFKGKKPRNNTKKEDHDFTVKEGPERNIAKEDMRKNHMPPPFPQALHGKKGINNASEIFEVLRQVKVNISLLDMIKQVLTYAKFLKDLCTIKRGLNVSKKAFLTEQVSSIIQCKSLVKYKDPGCPTISVTIGGVPLERALLDLGASVNLLPYSVYEQLGLGELKPTSITLSLADRSVKIPRGIIEDVLVQIDKFYYPVDFVVLDTDPNAKRTNYVPIILGRPFLATSNAIINCRNGMMQLSFGNLTMELNIFYLCKKQFHPEEEEGQKRCV, from the exons atgacaagaagattggaggagctggaaataaaaaagatacGCGAGGTACAGGCCATTGCTGAAGCCCCAATGCAAGCTATGCCATGTtcaatttgtcaatcttttgagcacgTGGTGGCAGAGTGTTTTACAATTCCGGTTGTGAGAGAGATGTTCGAAGATCAAGAAAACGTTATTGGGCAATCTAAACCCAATAACAATGTTTCCTATGGTAACACCTACACTGCAAATTGGatgaaccatccaaatttctcttggaaaccaagggCACCTCAGTACATGCAACCCGACCAAGCACCTCCACAAGCATCAAATCTGGAACAAGCCATTGTaaatcttagcaag agAGATAATCTCCACTACTcaatctctaggcttaccaacctcaacacagtgcaaaaTAAGGGAAGGTTTCCTTcccaacctcatcaaaatccaacagttgtccatgaagtggaggctgaAGAAGGAGAATCTTCGCAGATGAGGGAAGTAAAAGCaatgatcactctaaggagtggtaaagaggttgatctgccaaTAACCACGCCAGAGCAAGAAACAGAGAGGGAAGTAGAGGAAGAGAAGAAGGAGGAGTTCAAAGGAAAGAAACCAAGGAACAACACGAAGAAGGAAGACCATGATTTTACTGTAAAAGAAGGACCGGAAAGGAACATTGCCAAAGAAGATATGAGGAAGAaccacatgcctccaccttttccccAAGCTTtacatgggaaaaagggaatcaacAACGCAtcagaaatttttgaagtgttgaggcaagtgaaagttaatatctcgttgctagatatgattaaacaagttttgacgtatgcaaaatttttaaaggacttatgcactataaaaagagggttgaaCGTGagcaagaaagccttcttgactgagcaagtaagttccaTTATACAGTGCAAATCCCTAGTaaaatacaaagatccgggcTGCCCTACTATCTCGGTGACGATTGGAGGGGTGCCATTGGAAAGAGCTTTGTTGGACTTAGGAGCAAGTGTAAacttgctaccatactctgtctacgaGCAATTGGGGTTGGGAGAGTTGaaaccaacatcaatcactctatctctagcagatagatctgtgaaaattccaagaggtataattgaagatgtcctagtccaaattgacaaattctactacccagtagattttgttgtctTGGACACGGATCCAAATGCAAAAAGAACCAACTATGTCCCTATTATACTTGggagaccattcctagctacatcaaatgccattatcaattgtagaaatggaATGATGCAACTCTCTTTTGGCAATCTGACAATGGAACTCAACATCTTCTACTTATGCAAGAAACAATTccatccggaagaagaagaaggccaGAAGAGGTGTGTATGA